The region atataccaacttaaattgtggtttttatatttcacattaaactttaagaatataatatatgtgattatttataagatgatacatataaaatactattaattattttgattatttatatgatgaaccaatacaattaattatatgatgacatatatatgatacataatactATAATAgtaactagggctgggcgttcaggtatccattccggttcgtttcagatttgtttgggttttgggtttccggagtcaaagatttcagctctgttcatatatttctaaatttcatttcgaattatgactagggctggacgttcaggtatccattcgggtttgtTTCGAATCTGTTTGGGTTCTGTTAAATCCGTTCAgggtatttctatattaattaatatataaatatgtcatattgtttaaacaaaatatcaatgtaaaagtattgtacagttccgttataaaatcatttattttaacaacaagcgagataaatatgttaattggagagataataaaacaaaatcagagaaacacatagtttaccagagacactctatgtgttgaatttattataaaaaagttttactaagataaatacattcaataattacaaataaataatatatttcataaaagtgaaaaataatacccgcgctttcgaagcgcgggtcaaaatctagttgtattattattatagaaTGTCGACGACTATTACTTATTAATTTCCGGTAGTGATACTGACAAACACTAATGAGAAAAGACTTTTTGTGTCTTACGGAAATGACTTCTGTATGAACTGATGAGTGGTATGTGTTTGTCTATTACTTAATCTCTCCCGGTATTTAAAAAATGCGTAATTGATTCCACGCTTACCACTCAcaaaatgcatatatatatatgctactttcttttttggaaaaaaaagttaaaattgaaTCTATCAAAGATGCAGATCTAATTGAGATCTAAGATCGATTCTTTTCCAGTATTCAAATGAGTTGAAAGTATAGTCTGTATCTACGTAGCTAGTGAAGTTCGAACCTCGGGTTCACTATATCGGTGTCCCCTTAAGTACCTCTGAGGCTCTGACCTACCACCGCATCGTTAATGCATACATATGCTGTTACCATACAAATTGTTTTAAGAGCCgttcaaaagaaaatacaaattgtGTTAAGAATTTAATTGGTTATATGTATGTTTTAATTTATGAGGTATATTAGTAATTTagtacctttttttttgttgcatgGGACAGTCCACCTAATGTCTTATAAATTTGTTACATTGGAAAAATATTACTTTATCTGTCTCGGTCTTTTAAAATTCCGTAATTGGTGCTCGTTCCACTCAGAAAATGCATACATATGCAGTTGCCATAcaaattgtttaaataatttaataagttatatatatatatatattttaatttataagctATATTAATACTTTGCATGGGACAGCCACCTGATCATGTTTTATAAATTCGTTACAATGGAACAAAATTACCTAATCTTCTTTCTcgtttttttataattgctaaATTGATGCCACGCAGTCCACTCAGAAATATGCACGACAGTTGCCAAACAAGATGtatattctagaaaaaaaattgttttaaaaagatatatattttatatttttaaaacaatttttatcgactaataataaaaattgtgaaattcaaaacattaattgcatttggTAAAGTCTTACTagtttagaaatatagaaaacataaaatcatagaaaactctgtatttattaataagttttaatatattttattgaaaaatataaaattttaaaatatatattattttaaaatagaatgaGTAGTATTTAGTACCTTTCAGTGTGGAGTTCACATAATATCttataaaattgtttatttataatGGAAAAGTTACTTAATATTTCTCGATCTTTCAAAAATGCGTAATCGATGCCACGAATTATACTCgggaatattttttatttaaccgTCTTTCCGTAGCatctttatttcattttatttattgttagCAATATAAACAAATTCCACTAAAACTTTGCAAACCAAACTAATAATTTCGCATCTCaacatctttatatatatatattgcactACCCACTGAACTGAGTAGCTGGAGAAATATCAATGGCGATCCTGAATTTCACACCTTCCTCTAGGTTCCCGGTGACCATAGATTCAGCTCGAAGAACAAGAGTTAGAGGTTCTGTCATCAAAATGCAGAAGAGTCTTATTACTACGGATTCTCCAGCCTCACATGGTTTCAGCTTGTGTACGTGCGGAAGAAAGCATTTCCTAGGAGAAGCTACGACGCCGTTTCTTCCAATCTCACCTTCCTACGCTTCTCAATCCACTGCTTCTAGCTCAACGGTTGCTCTTAGTGAACTCTGCCCTGCTAAATTATAAGAggaatatctattttatttaattacttaTATCTCGTTTATATCAGGAAGTCTTGAACCAATTGCGTCCTCCAAAGCCTGATTGGTATTTTGAGCTATATGGTTATTTTAGGAGTGCAGGGATGGAAAGATATGAGAAAGAGGTTAGTGACTTCATGAGATTTCATGcattgtttctttgtttcttacgtttcattattcttttcttttgtcagATTGCTGTTTACAAGAAGAAACTCTTTGCAAATTTGGTGGGAAAAGCAGAAACTGTTTTGGAGATTGGTATTGGAGCTGGTCCGAACATCAAGTACTACAACAATATTCCAAACGTCTCTGTTCTTGGTGTTGATCCAAACCCTAAGATGGAAAGTCACGCACGCAAATCCGCTATAGAAGCAGGAGTGAAATCTGAAAACTTCAAGTTCATTCACGCGGTAATGAccttcttaatattttgttgtGAACAAACgcgaatcaaaccaaaaaaaaaatctaaagtcGAAGCAAATactggtttagggtttatattctTTAGTTATTTCTTTGCATAATTGCATCCCCCTGATGTTCTCGTTAAAATCGTGTGACTAGGTCGCAGAATCTATGCCATTAGAAGATGCATCAGTGGATGCAGTTGTGGGAAGTCTCGTGATGTGTTCTGTCTCGGATATCCCTCAAACACTCAAAGGTAATTGTTTTAGTCCCTTCAAATCGAACATCTTACTTCAGATGtcagaacaaaagaaaacaatactCACCAAATAGTTTTGTTCATTTACAGAGATAAAACGGATCCTAAAACCAGGAGGGCTTTACCTCTTCGTGGAACATGTTGCAGCAGAAGGTATCTCATTCGACTCAGTCATGAGGAATCCATCAGAATCCATTAACGCATGAAAATGACATAatccaaaactttttttttttgggatgaGCAGATGGAACATTTCTGAGGATGGTGCAGAATGTGTTGGATCCATTACAACAAGTTGTAGCCGACGGATGTCATTTAACTAGGAACACAGAAGACTACCTTCTAGAAGCTGGGTTCAGTGGTGGTGTAGATATCAACAAGGTCTCACTTTCTGCCTTCTACCACTTAAGCCCTCATCTTTATGGAGTTGCTTATAATTAAAAAGTTGGGGAATATCTTAACACAACAGCTCATCTTTGGACTGAACACAAGGCTTTCTTTCACGTTTGAAAATATCAACATTTTCAACACTCTGTTCCTAAATCTGTTTATGATCTAGTGTTTGTAAATGAATAATGCTCCATAAACAGAAAACAATGTAAAATTATTAGACGTTTGGAACTTTATCTTCTACTAatcagtaataaaaaaaatccaaaaggGTAATAGAGAGACGTTGCATAGAGAGATTACACATGTGGATGGAACTACACCTTCATCTTCATCACTGTTATCCTTTGATTGTAAGCAACTGAGATTGTTAATTTAGCAATGGCAACCCTGCATTTGTCACCTCATTCACTGGCcaacacatatataattttatacgtCTTCAAATCTCTTTCTAATGTTGAGATTTGTACAAACAATAGTCTAAGTCCGGAAGAGTTATGACTTATGACTAACAACACATATGTAAGTTTCTACGTTTTCAAATATATCTCTTGAAGTGCTTGTTTTAGAGTCTTTCAGGTATTAGATCATTTTAAAGGAAAATGAGACATGGATGTGCAGATGTATCATAAGTATAGCGTTGAGACACACACACAAATTGAATTGAGCTCATAGATTGATTGATCCAGTGGTCGAGACGAAACACAATATTTTCTAAAACTCTGTTTCTAAAACTCTGTTTTGAAACTAAACTATCACTCTATGGATTGAGTCTGAGTGTTTATGATAAATTGTTTATAACTGAATAATGCTTCATTAGCAGAAAATAATGCAAATTTAGGAATTAAGTAACTTTGAATATGTTTACAAGAGACGTGGGACATAGAGGTTACACATGTGTGGATGGAAGTATATCTTCACCTTCCTCACTCTTATCCttggttttttttattatacgagtagtttaaattttttaattttagcaATGGCGATCGTTCACTTGTCACTGATCTCGACTATTACATGTTCACAACGAAGAAGAACGACTAAGGAGGCTTCACAAGATTCCGTCAAAACACAGATGACTCCTATTGCGACAGACTCTGTTTCGTCCTTCAGATTATGTCCCTGCGGAAGAAGGCATTTCATAGGAGCTATGCCGCTTCTTCCCCTGTCTCCCTCCTACGCTGCTTCTAGTTCAACGGTTTGTCTTGAAgaaatttagggtttatctGGAGATAGATGAGGAGTGCATGCATGCAGGCATCCTCTAATCAATCTAATCTATTTatatcaggaagatttgaaaaCGCTGCGTCCTCCAAAGCCAGACTGGTACGATGAGCTCTTTGCTTGGTCTATGGATACTAGCATAGAACCGTACGAGAAAGAGGTTTAGTCTATCTGACTTTCTTTAGGCTTTGGATCGTTTCAATCTTGTGAATCTTTATTGTGCTTGTATTTGTTAGATTTCGAGTTACAAGATGAAACTCTTTGATAATTTGGTGGGAAAAGCAGAAAAGGTTTTGGAGATTGGCGTTGGAACAGGTCCTAATTTCAAGTACTACTCGGCTATTCCAAACGTCTCTGTTCTTGGTGTGGATCCAAACGCTAAGATGGAGAGCTACGCGCGTAAATCCGCGGCAGAAGCAGGGCTGAAACCTGAAGATTTCAGCTTCATTCATGCGGTAGCTTTTGTGATGTTCATTGATCCTTCTCTTGGCATCTCTTGATGCAACGTTTATTGTTAGGTCGCAGAAGCTATACCATTAGAGGATGCATCGGTTGATGCAGTTGTGGGGACTCTCGTGCTTTGTTCTGTCGCAGATGTCACTAGAACGCTCAATGGTAGTGTTTGTTCACTTGTCATTAAACTCAACATCGTTTAGAAAACAATGCTCAAAGATAGGTTTGGTTTCTGTGGTTTATTTACAGAGATAAAACGGGTACTAAGACCGGGTGGGGTTTACCTTTTCATAGAACATGTTGCAGGAGAAGGTAtctattttgattataaaaattTACACTGCAGAATATTATGTGAAAGGTGAATCcccatttttgttcttttgatgTGTAGATGGATCATTTTTGAGGTTGGTGCAGAATGTTTTGGACCCATTGCAACAAGTTGTTGCTGATGGATGTCACTTGACTAGGCGCACTGGAGATTATATTTTAGAAGCCCGGTTCAATGGCGGTGCAGATATCAACAAGGTCTCTCTGTCTAGCTTGGCTTACTTAAGCTCTCATGTCTATGGGGTTGCTTACAATTAGAAAAACAGGATGGTGTCTAAGACTCATCCTTAAAGTATATCATTATGATGATGATTGTACATCTTCAatggtaataaaaaaaatttaaacgatGGTTTGTGTCCTATTTAATAGAGTATAAGTAAGTCATAGTATCCATATGTGTGTCATTGTTGGATTAGACGACTGTTGTATTATTTTAGAAGCTTTAGTTTTGAAAGTATAACTCTCCAACGTTCGAGGTTGAGTTCCATGTCCTGAGATTAGATCCCTAGGAATCTGGAGATATCTCAAAAGGTTAAAGGTCTGATGTTACTTCATACCATTAGATGATGTATAGGTGGATGCAGTCGTTGCAACATTTGTTTTGTGTTCTAAACCGGGTGGAGTTTCCCTATTCATTTAACATGTAGCGGCTAAAGGTACATATCCACATTTTCACATCATAGGCCTTGAAATCAAAGTGCTAGACAAATCTAAAGAGAAACACCGGCTGGCGGCTGATACATTTCGGCTGCCGGTTTTGATGGTGGCACAGAGATCAACAAGGCGGCAATGTAGAGCTTCCCTTGGATAATAAGACCTCATGTCTATATAGTGGCGTACAAGTAACTGTGCAAGTACTGATAAACTTTATTgagataaaaattaatttaatgttGTTTTATCacaaacttaaatatttatgattattattattttttcttggtCGAACAATACTTCATATAATCGAGAgaagaagattatattttcattgaTATA is a window of Raphanus sativus cultivar WK10039 unplaced genomic scaffold, ASM80110v3 Scaffold1528, whole genome shotgun sequence DNA encoding:
- the LOC108824226 gene encoding uncharacterized protein LOC108824226, yielding MAIVHLSLISTITCSQRRRTTKEASQDSVKTQMTPIATDSVSSFRLCPCGRRHFIGAMPLLPLSPSYAASSSTEDLKTLRPPKPDWYDELFAWSMDTSIEPYEKEISSYKMKLFDNLVGKAEKVLEIGVGTGPNFKYYSAIPNVSVLGVDPNAKMESYARKSAAEAGLKPEDFSFIHAVAEAIPLEDASVDAVVGTLVLCSVADVTRTLNEIKRVLRPGGVYLFIEHVAGEDGSFLRLVQNVLDPLQQVVADGCHLTRRTGDYILEARFNGGADINKVSLSSLAYLSSHVYGVAYN
- the LOC108825777 gene encoding uncharacterized protein LOC108825777; translated protein: MAILNFTPSSRFPVTIDSARRTRVRGSVIKMQKSLITTDSPASHGFSLCTCGRKHFLGEATTPFLPISPSYASQSTASSSTEVLNQLRPPKPDWYFELYGYFRSAGMERYEKEIAVYKKKLFANLVGKAETVLEIGIGAGPNIKYYNNIPNVSVLGVDPNPKMESHARKSAIEAGVKSENFKFIHAVAESMPLEDASVDAVVGSLVMCSVSDIPQTLKEIKRILKPGGLYLFVEHVAAEDGTFLRMVQNVLDPLQQVVADGCHLTRNTEDYLLEAGFSGGVDINKVSLSAFYHLSPHLYGVAYN